One region of Corvus moneduloides isolate bCorMon1 chromosome 1, bCorMon1.pri, whole genome shotgun sequence genomic DNA includes:
- the LOC116439147 gene encoding solute carrier family 22 member 13-like: protein MAEFGDLLSALGEFGLYQKLLILLLSLPLLLNPFQMIAQVFMVVEVPHHCDTSWIRAVGPNLTEEEQLNLTLPRGADGEFEQCSMYSPVDWDLDSIMAYGLNDTQKCSTGWVYPSEPPPSLLTEFDLVCDRAVLNNISQSIYMAGLLIGAMIFGILSDRIGRRPVLLICILIQSVFGLGIAFVPHFYVYTAFRCVVAAAVSGIMITVVSLATEWVGVSYRPKAVLIAHTAFAIGQMTVAGLSYGIRNWRLLEIAGSAPMFALFFYIWVLPESARWLVTKGRIEEAKKVLQKAAAANKRSLPPGLLEQLKPEQDVKSGSFLDLFRKKDLRKVTLIMLCVWFADSIVYYGLSLSVTDFGLDIYLTQLAFGAVELPARISCIFLLEWFGRKKVQGILLLLAGLMCLILTGIPEDQPTAITVLAIIGKLTATATFSTSYVYAAELFPTIVRQTGVGLCSTMARVAGILAPLIIPLDQYHRAIPMAIFGSIPVVVSLFCILLPETQGIDLADDTGKDQPPDGEQKTGEFF from the exons ATGGCTGAGTTTGGAGATCTTTTAAGTGCTCTGGGGGAGTTTGGGCTGTATCAGAAACTGCtgatcctgctcctctccctcccactACTTCTCAATCCTTTCCAAATGATTGCACAAGTGTTCATGGTTGTGGAAGTGCCTCACCACTGTGACACCAGCTGGATCCGCGCCGTCGGCCCCAACCTGACCgaggaagagcagctgaacCTCACCCTGCCCCGGGGCGCCGACGGGGAGTTTGAGCAGTGCTCCATGTACTCCCCGGTGGACTGGGACCTCGACTCCATCATGGCCTACGGCCTGAATGACACACAGAAGTGCAGCACTGGCTGGGTGTACCCCTCAGAACCGCCACCATCCCTGCTGACCGAG ttTGACCTGGTGTGTGACAGGGCAGTCCTGAATAACATCTCCCAGTCCATCTACATGGCTGGGCTTCTCATAGGAGCCATGATCTTTGGGATCCTAAGTGACAG GATAGGCAGGCGGCCAGTCCTGCTCATCTGCATCCTCATCCAGAGTGTGTTTGGCCTGGGAATTGCCTTTGTGCCCCATTTCTATGTATACACGGCATTCAGGTGTGTCGTGGCAGCGGCGGTGTCAGGAATTATGATTACTGTGGTGTCCCTGG CTACAGAATGGGTTGGTGTCTCCTACCGGCCAAAGGCAGTGCTGATTGCTCACACGGCTTTTGCCATCGGGCAGATGACGGTGGCTGGCTTGAGTTACGGAATTCGCAACTGGAGGCTGCTGGAAATTGCAGGATCTGCTCCTATGTTTGCCCTTTTCTTCTACATCTG GGTGCTCCCAGAGTCAGCTCGCTGGCTGGTGACCAAAGGCAGAATCGAGGAAGCCAAGAAGGTCCTGCAGAAGGCGGCAGCCGCCAACAAGCGCAGCCTCCCGCCAGGGCTCCTGGAGCAG tTGAAGCCTGAGCAAGACGTCAAATCTGGAAGTTTCCTGGATCTCTTTCGGAAGAAGGACCTGCGGAAGGTGACTTTAATCATGTTATGTGTCTG GTTTGCAGACAGCATTGTCTACTATGGGCTGAGCCTCAGTGTGACAGATTTTGGTCTGGACATCTACCTGACACAGCTGGCCTTTGGGGCAGTGGAGCTTCCAGCTCgaatttcctgcattttcctgcTGGAGTGGTTTGGGAGGAAGAAAGTGCAGGGcattctcctgctgctggctggcctGATGTGTCTCATCCTCACTGGCATCCCTGAAG ACCAGCCCACGGCAATCACCGTCCTGGCCATCATCGGCAAgctcacagccacagccacttTCTCCACCTCCTATGTCTATGCCGCTGAGCTCTTCCCCACGATCGTCAG GCAGACAGGCGTGGGGCTGTGCTCGACTATGGCAAGAGTGGCCGGGATCCTGGCCCCGCTGATCATCCCTCTGGACCAGTACCACCGGGCCATCCCCATGGCCATCTTTGGGAGCATCCCTGTGGTGGTGTCCCTGTTCTGCATCCTGCTGCCCGAGACCCAAGGCATTGACCTGGCAGATGACACAGGGAAAGACCAACCTCCAGATGGG GAGCAGAAGACTGGAGAGTTTTTCTGA
- the LOC116439144 gene encoding uncharacterized protein LOC116439144 encodes MCASCLKPVYPMECVVTDKVCVHRSCFCCQVCGRKLSLQNYAALHGVFYCQVHYKLMAGAGSRSEMERLEHHHVQHGPQPWEWCNRAKKTETREKPASFNAQCDLQLAEHRNSRSVLLGSKLRAVWPPSEPAFTVNGKAGNGVCSQKKPALSLQTYQAAGSRAGRMVLRGQEGAGEKGRFLPGITCTREREQVCSWPKNREQRGREEAEDGDVPEGKKEGKVSQRVAAIQQGQTQLKRGPACASLPPVLEPVKPLPRGSLAPHPTCQSTKPTLWMYLGGTGGCILADTEVPVTKNKACGSLSTPSKGGTMTDNKPEPTVASPDTAGAKHHLGEGMSSTQTIHVPGEPETRNTTSTELKCVAEGVDRPENEAEEAHSASGVLRTSFVSSGSLEPGGLGVSPEITEMLNEKSKANTREFPGKQMPVTLGEVMQPSSRRDLPGTESKEAEFEKTKEEKPVSVSGSLEEPSPEHTSQENEAAKSRVSSPGSPDRTDDNNMPSLQETEPQDTCGPLKTITHEGIWSHHMKSPGKGFPVSTDTPLKGTCATCPSHDEVNNSKSKDYREVLSENTLHISEHPAKTSEYSKSNISLDNSGGHPAGEEKVDLKLPEESTVPMSQTAAQSKEARSSQACRETSGKGFRLGKNPFITLFGSEDKGRAPKNKAITQRKPTKSQSALATLFGHSSEKKQNAQEKPAGSSKQANIDGRTEKAQGLLSSSSQAKQKASKNDHLPQPGKTELFPKHIQESSGGFSGSTESKETDVLLLAPGTSMSHDDKRERTEFDIHDQEVLDSQVWQQQDSCWPPLVPTQENQKEAAGISNHGKIPLQPPPELMPVVDNSENLTRGGNHHDVHLPETQNLLSLAVQGTVAQDGIFFSPGNSEKVPKEAELQFSNMDFLGDSNLFFSGGQDFPSIARKTPNSDLQNSEAETLPFFDPNPSDLFQEISSETNASLELWYTSSLSLLDGQDEMSIRDLEGTQSCELLMQLDPQRQAPKAAEEMFGMGLTAEGSTKMCFPTQDDNFPLTYMFSSYASETSNQGVFDHFDVDSTKTGQEASEKMNRSRKTSGAEEDDDSLSSEDLEMLNYDLSEKEFFI; translated from the exons ATGTGTGCCTCCTGCCTGAAGCCTGTCTACCCCATGGAGTGTGTGGTCACTGACAAGGTCTGTGTGCACCGCTCGTGTTTCTGCTGTCAGGTTTGCGGGAGGAAGCTGAG CTTGCAAAACTATGCTGCCCTCCACGGGGTGTTTTACTGCCAAGTCCACTACAAGCTGATGGCTGGGGCTGGAAGCAGAAGTGAGatggaaaggctggagcaccACCATGTTCAGCATGGACCACAGCCCTGGGAGTGGTGTAACAGGGCCAAAAAGACTGAAACGAGAGAGAAACCCGCATCCTTCAATGCACAGTGTGATCTGCAGCTGGCtgagcacaggaacagcaggtCTGTCCTCTTAGGGAGCAAGCTCAGAGCAGTCTGGCCACCTTCAGAACCAGCCTTCACTGTCAATGGAAAAGCTGGCAATGGAGTGTGCTCCCAGAAAAAGCCTGCACTGAGCCTGCAAACCTaccaggctgcaggcagcagggcaggaaggatGGTGCTCAGGGgtcaggagggagcaggggagaagggaagattCTTACCTGGCATCACCTGCACGAGGGAAAGAGAGCAAGTGTGTTCCTGGCCCAagaacagagagcagagaggccGTGAAGAGGCGGAGGATGGGGATGTgcctgaagggaagaaagaggggaaggtgtcccagcGTGTGGCTGCAATCCAGCAGGGCCAAACCCAGCTGAAGAGAGGACCTGCctgtgcctccctccctcccgtcCTGGAGCCTGTGAAACCCCTGCCTCGTGGCTCACTTGCTCCCCACCCCACATGCCAAAGCACTAAACCCACCTTGTGGATGTACCTGGggggcacaggtggctgcaTTCTCGCTGACACAGAGGTCCCAGTGACAAAAAACAAGGCCTGTGGGTCTCTGAGCACACCCAGCAAAGGAGGCACAATGACAGATAACAAGCCTGAACCGACTGTAGCCAGCCCAGATACTGCAGGGGCCAAGCATCACCTTGGAGAGGGAATGAGCAGCACACAGACCATTCATGTGCCAGGAGAGCCCGAAACCAGAAACACCACAAGTACAGAGCTAAAATGTGTAGCTGAGGGTGTTGATCGCCctgaaaatgaagctgaagAAGCCCATTCCGCCTCTGGTGTGTTGAGGACCTCTTTTGTATCTTCTGGgtccctggagccaggagggctgGGTGTGTCACCTGAGATCACTGAAATGTTGAATGAGAAATCAAAGGCAAACACCAGAGAGTTCCCTGGGAAACAGATGCCAGTAACTTTGGGGGAAGTTATGCAACCATCCAGCAGAAGAGATTTGCCTGGAACTGAGAGCAAAGAGGCAGAATTtgagaagacaaaagaagagaaaccagTAAGTGTGTCAGGGTCTCTGGAAGAGCCCAGTCCTGAGCACACATCTcaggaaaatgaagctgcaaAGAGCAGAGTCTCTTCACCTGGTTCTCCAGACAGGACAGATGATAACAATATGCCCTCTTTACAAGAAACAGAACCTCAGGACACATGTGGCCCATTGAAAACTATCACTCATGAGGGTATTTGGAGCCATCATATGAAATCACCTGGCAAGGGTTTTCCAGTATCAACAGACACTCCTCTGAAAGGAACTTGTGCTACTTGCCCCTCACATGATGAAGTCAACAACTCCAAGTCAAAGGATTACAGGGAAGTTCTTAGTGAAAACACCTTGCACATTTCTGAGCATCCAGCCAAGACATCAGAATATTCCAAATCAAATATATCCTTGGACAACTCTGGAGGCCATCcagcaggggaagaaaaagtggATCTGAAACTCCCAGAGGAAAGCACTGTGCCTATGTCACAGactgctgctcagagcaagGAGGCCAGAAGCAGCCAAGCCTGTAGAGAGACATCAGGTAAAGGTTTCAGGCTTGGGAAAAACCCCTTCATTACCCTTTTTGGCTCTGAAGACAAAGGCAGAGCTCCCAAGAACAAAGCAATAACCCAGAGGAAACCCACAAAGTCCCAGTCAGCCCTTGCCACTTTGTTTGGTCACTCCTCAGAGAAGAAGCAGAATGCACAAGAAAAACCTGCAGGATCCtcaaaacaagcaaatattGATGGCAGGACAGAAAAGGCACAGGGCCTCCTCAGCTCTTCCAgccaagcaaagcaaaaggcCTCCAAGAATGATCACCTCCCACAGCCTGGAAAGACAGAGCTGTTCCCTAAACATATCCAGGAGAGCTCTGGAGGATTCTCAGGCTCTACTGAGAGCAAGGAGACTGATGTCCTGTTGTTAGCACCTGGCACAAGTATGTCACACGATGATAAACGTGAGAGAACTGAATTTGACATTCATGACCAAGAGGTTTTAGATAGTCAAGTTTGGCAGCAACAGGACAGCTGTTGGCCCCCTCTTGTGCCCACAcaggaaaatcagaaagaaGCTGCAGGAATCTCAAATCATGGAAAAATCCCTCTACAGCCTCCTCCAGAGCTTATGCCTGTAGTTGACAACAGTGAAAATCTCACCAGGGGAGGGAATCACCATGATGTTCATCTGCCAGAAACCCAGAACCTGTTGAGCTTGGCTGTCCAGGGCACAGTGGCACAGGATGGGATATTTTTTTCACCAGGCAATTCAGAAAAGGTACCTAAGGAGGCTGAGCTTCAGTTCAGCAACATGGATTTTCTGGGGGACAGTAACTTGTTCTTTTCTGGAGGACAAGATTTCCCCAGCATAGCAAGAAAAACTCCAAATTCAGATTTGCAAAACTCAGAGGCAGAAACTCTACCTTTCTTCGATCCAAATCCTTCAGATTTATTCCAGGAAATCTCATCAGAAACAAATGCCTCACTGGAGCTGTGGTACACCTCCAGCCTCTCGCTTCTCGATGGGCAGGATGAGATGAGTATTAGAGACCTGGAAGGGACTCAGAGCTGTGAACTCCTGATGCAGTTGGATCCACAGCGCCAGGctccaaaggcagcagaagaaaTGTTTGGAATGGGTCTCACTGCTGAAGGCTccacaaaaatgtgtttccctACACAGGATGACAATTTTCCCTTAACATACATGTTCAGCAGCTATGCTTCTGAAACCTCTAATCAGGGTGTCTTTGATCATTTTGATGTTGATTCAACCAAAACGGGCCAGGAGGCTTCTGAAAAAAtgaacaggagcaggaaaacATCAGGAGCTGAAGAAGATGATGACAGTCTGTCTTCCGAAGACTTGGAGATGTTAAATTACGACCTTTCAGAGAAGGAGTTCTTTATATAG